ACCCCTTCGGTGCCGCGGAGGATTCCGGGCAGTCATTCGCCGACATTCCCGGTGATTCCCGGTTAAGCCGCGATCACCGTTCGCCGATGGATGAAGTGACGACGGGATTTAAAGGAATATTTCGGTCGTCGGAATCAAAATCGTTCGTTGAACTGGCTTCAAGCGCCGCAACCGGACTTGCGACATGGCCAAAAAGAGCCGTACCAGGAAGAGACTCAGCCGCCAACAAATGCGGGAATTAGACATCGAGATTGGGTTTCTCGAAGGGGTCATCAGGCGGGATCCTCACTACATCGAAGCGCTTCGGTTGCTGAGCGATGACTATCTCATGAGAGGTTCGTATGCCCAGGGGCTTCAGATCGACGAACTGCTGATGCACCTCCAGCCGCACCATCCTCAAACTTTTTTCAATCTTGCCTGCAGTTATTCCGTGAACGGACAGATTCGTGCCGCAGCTGACGCTTTGGCCATGGCGATTGACCATGGTTACAACGATTGGAAGTGGATCGCACGAGAGGGCAGCCTGGAGAATCTTCGTCAGGATGCCTGCTACCAGGAGCTGCTCGCCAAGATCCAGGCGATCCTTACCCCCGTCTGCTGATTTTTCTCATCCTTTCCTCATTGCCTTCCCCCTCTCTTTCGAGAGGATCGGGGCATGAATGTGACTGTAGGTGGAAAGACGCGTCTCTGTCGCACGGTGGACTTCAACGCGGCTCGCAACACGGTTCAACTGATCGAGCAACGGCTGCTTCCGCATCAATTCAAGATCATTGAGACGCCGGATTACCTGGCGACAGCCGATGCGATTCGGGACATGGTGGTTCGTGGCGCTGGAGCGATTGGCGCCACGGCTGCCTATGGATTGGCTCAGGGGGCTCAGGCCTATCGCGGGCGAAGTCTGTCCGCGTTTCGCAAGCATCTCGACCGGGTCTACCGCACCCTGGCAGATGCACGGCCCACGGCGGTCGACCCGGTGAATGCCATGCACATTGTCCGCGAGGCGGCCCTTCAAGGCGCCACTGTCGGGGAGCAGAAGCTGCATGCCGTGCTGGCTGCGGAGGGGTTCGCGGAGAGTAATCTGGAGGATTGTTCCGCCATCGGTGATTTTGGGGAGCCGCTGATACGCGAGGGGATGAACATCCTGACCCATTGCAACGCCGGCTGGCTGGCCTTTGTGGATATTGGAACCGCCACCGCACCCCTCTATGCCGCGCACGCGCTGGGGAAACGCTTCCATGTTTATTGCGATGAAACTCGTCCGCGATGCCAAGGCGCAGCCCTCACTGCCTGGGAGTTGGCGCAGCAGGGGATTTCCCATCAGGTGATAGCCGACAATGCCGCCGGACTTCTTTTCTCTCGCGACGAGATCGACATGGTCATCGTGGGTAGTGATCGCGTGCTGGGTCAAACCGGAGAGGTGGCTAACAAGATTGGCACCTACACCAAGGCGGTGCTCGCGCGTCGCCATCGCGTGCCCTTCTACGTCGCCATTCCGCTGTCCACCATCGACTGGACTCTGGCTTCGGGGGCTCAGATTCCCATTGAGGAGCGGGATGAACGGGAAGTGCTCGGCGCTTGGGGCATGACTGATCGGAAGAAGCGCGAGTATGTTCGGATCGCGAATCCGAGCAGCCGGGCGTTTAACCCCGGCTTCGACATCACTCCCCCTGAGTTGATCACCGGCATCATCACGCCCATGGGCATTTTTCCGCCCCGGCAGCTGTGGAAACAGCGCGCCAAACTGATGGGTTGACCGACAACCCGGCTGCGGCGGGGCCAATCATCTCGCCACGAGTTTGGCGGGATTCACGACCACGTGGCGGATGCGTTCGCGATGCCAGGTGTAGCTTAAATGCACCAGGCCATCGGCTGTCTGGATGATTGCCGGATAACTGAATTCCAGGCCTGGCGAATCCTCCAACACCAGGACCGGCTTCCAGTTTTTGCCATCCTTGGAGATGGCCAGGTTCAGCGGCGAGCGGCCCTTGGGAGTGTGATTGTAGACAATGAGATGGCTGCCGTTTTTGAGCGTGACGGCATCCGTTCCTGAATTGGGGTTGGGCAGGGTTCCGTAGCTCAAAGCCGTCCATGATTTACCGCCGTCCTTAGACCACGTCTCGAACACACGCCCGCCGCGGGTTCGCCCCAACGCCTGCAGTGTGTTTTTTTCATGAAAGAGAATGCTTGGCTGGATCGCATTCAACTCGGATTCGTCTGCCTTCACGGGCGGGGTGACCTTGCTCCAGGAGACGCCCAGATCGGTAGTGCGCTCGAAATACACGCGCCAATCCACTCGCTTGGGCCCATTGTCATACTCGATGCTGGTGGGGCAAAGGATATCTCCGTTGGCCAGTTGGACCGGCTTGTTCTTGATCGGACCGAGAATGCCTTCCGGCAGCCGACGCGCCTCGCTCCAGGTGCGTCCTTGATCCATGCTCGTTCGCAGCATTCCCCACCAGGTCTTGGGATCAGGGCCGACCTTGTAGAAGAGCAGGAGCGGTCCCTGCTTCGGTTGAAAGAGCACCGGATTCCAACAGGGATGCCGGGTGCCGTTCGCCTGGACGCCATTGGCCACCTCCACGGGAGTTGTCCATCGTTGACCCTCGCGGCGCGAAACCCAGATTCCAACATCAGGATGCTTCTCATGCGTGCCCCCAAACCAGGAGGCAACCAGCTCCCGCTCGGGAGTCTCCACCAGCGTGGACGCATGGCAGGAAGGGAAGGGCGCAGTTTCGTAGATGAATTCGGACGAAATGAGTCCGGGTTGGGACGGACGATCGGCGGCAGACAAGGAACCGCCCAGCACGACTAAACCGATCAAACACAGGCTCCGCAGTGGTGAGATGATCATGGGCCGATACAGTGAGGACACCAGGTTGGGAATCAAGTTTGATCGAGCAAAAAGGAAGGCCAGCCGGGCCGGCTGGCCTTCCGTGAGTGAGTGAGTGGGTTGTTGCTAAGTCGGGATGTTAGCGCACCAGCCGGTAGTAGGCCGCTTTGCCATCGGGAGACTGGAAGATCACGTTGAGATTTCCCTCTGGTGTGGGATCACCCACATTCGTCCACGGTCCGTCCAGGCTGGGGGCCGATTGAAGCGCCATTCCCTCGGTGCCGTCCGCGGTCCAGGCGATGCGGATGGTGCCGTCGGGCTGAATGGTGGCGGTTTGCTGGATCACCGGCAGTTCAACGTCCCCAGGCAAGATACGAACATTGTCCACCAGGAGTGTGTGGTCGCCCGTGGGCGAGGTGTGTTTGATGGTCAGGTCTCCGGAGACGTCCGGAGCGGTGAATACCGCGCGCACCGCCCGATACGCGTTGTTCCCGCCAACGGGGCGCATTTCCGCCTCCGCGATTGGCCCTTCGAGTCCCGTCAGGCCGATTTGGTAAGCGGTGGCTTCTGGTCCGCAGCAGTTCCGGGCGTTCAGCCAGACGTAGACGGTGTAGATTTCACCCGGGGTCAGCCCATCGATGGTCTGCGTGATCGAGCTTCCGTTGCCCTGGAGCAGAAACACCCGGTCCTGGTCCGGACCGGTTCCGTTGTCGGAGAAAGGCCCGACTCCGACGATGTTGACACCGTAGCCGCCCGTGGCGCGCCAGCCCATGATCTTCGACGGTTGGATGTAACCAACGCCGTCAGCAATCCCTTCCGCTTCGAAGCTGGGGTTGAACACCACCACCTCATCCGCATTCCTTTGGACCAGGGTCACAGCATCGATCAGCACACTGGCGTCGCCTTCCGCCTTCGATGCGAATTCCAGCACTCCCGTGCTCGAGGACGGGGTAAACACGATATGATGACGCGGGTAGTCTCCGGCACCGCCTTGGCCCGCAGGTGCGATTTCGGCAATCTTGCCAATCTCGGTGCCATCCCAATTCACGGCCAAGTCGATCTTGCCGCCGCAGCAGTTGCGCGCGTTGTAGGCGAACTGCAGCCAATAGGTTTTGCCGGCTTGGAGCCCGGTGATCTGTTGCCGCAGCTTTCCGCTGCCTTGGATGAAGGCCACCTGGAGACGATCGGGGATCGTTCCGTTATCGTGGAACGGCCCGTCCGCCTTGTTCAACCCGCGATTGCCTTCGCCTTCCCAGGCCAGGATCTCGCCATACCCGGGGGCGGCTCCGGCGGCTGTCGCCTCGAAGCTCGGGTTGCGGATGAGCGAGGTGACGACATTGATGGCAGCGTCGTTCTTCACACATTGGTTCGCGTCGTCAATGATCTCAACTCGGGCGACTCCGCGTCCCACTCCCGTTACAGAGAAAGGCTGGCTTGCCGGCCCGCCCTTGGGGAAGGTGATGGACAACGTTCCATCTTCTTGGGCTCCCACCAATCGAGCGATGTTCTGGTTGGCCAGGCGCAGGACGAGAGTGGCCGAGTCTCTTTCCAGCAGACGAGGATCCACTTCCAGGTTGAAGTTGGCCACCTGCCCAGGCGCGATTTCGGCCGCGGACGGGGTGAATTGGATGCACTCCAGCGGGATGATGACCGCGCCTTTGATTCGAACATCGTCCAGCAGGAGGGTGTGGCTACCATCGACCGTTTGTTCGAAGGCGATCTCCGCCGAAGGTGAGGTCGGAGTGAACTTGACCGTCTGGCTGAGGTATTCCGCCCCGCCCACGGCAGCTACATCCAAGTCGAGGAGTGCAGTCCCATCGACGCTCACGCGCAGATGCGGAGCACTGCCCCCGCTGGCGTTCACGGCGAAGCTGAGTTCATACTCCGTTCCGGCGGACAGGTTCGGGACGACTTGGCGCAAGGACCCGACTCCCTGGATAAATGCGACATTGTCCTGGTCTGGATTCGTTCCGTTGTCGGCATAGGGCCCGACACCCGACTGGTCGACCCCGTAAGTCCCTTCACCGACCCATCCGGCGATGGAGCGAGGGCTCACGATTCCGGCTGGAACTTCATCGGTTCCGGCTACGATGCCGCTGGCCTCGAAGCTTGGGTTGATGACCACCACATCGTTCGTGCTGCGTTGAACGATCGTCACGCCATCCAAGAGCGCGGTGGCGTCACCGCCGGCGATCGTGGTGAACTTGAGGGTTCCCGCATCGGAATCCGGCGTGAACACGACATTGCGGGACAGGTACGATTTGCCGCCGGTGACCGGTCGGAGGTTGACGATTCGATCAAGGTCGGCATCGTTGAATTTGGTAATGACATCGATGGTGCCACCGCAGCAGCCCCGCGCATCGTAGTTAAACTGAATCCAGTAAGTCTCACCGGGGGTGAGTCCGGAGATGGCTTGGGAAAGGGAGGTGCTGCCCTGTAGGAACGCGACACGAGCCTGATCTGGGATCGGCGTGCCACCGTTGTGGAATGGGCCGTTGCTCTGGTTTACGCCGCTGCCGCCCGACCAGCTATCGATGCTGCTATAGCTCGGGAAGGTGGCGTTGTAGTTTGCCTCAAAACTCGGATTTTGAATAAAGCTCGCTGCAAATATCGGCTGCGAGAGTCCTAACAATGCTAGTGTGGGTAGGGAGATTATACGTGTACGCATAGTGAGTAATTGAATTACTTCGGTTTCGGACAAGGCTGTAATTGCACAATGTCTGGGATGAAAACGGATTGCAAGACTTTGTGAGCCCCTTTGACATGTATCGTGGCCTGATTCACCATGGATGACGTGACGCCGCAGGGTGAGTCCTCCCTGGCTATGCAGAGGGATTGGCCGGGTGGAGAGATGAACGTTAAGCGCACCTATCAACAACTAAACGAGCTATGATCAAAATCTTCCTGCTGAAACTCCTCATCGCCTCAGCTTCCGGCTGGGCGATCCTTAACCTGCTGTGACATGCGGGACTTTGGCTATCTGCGCGATCCGCTGTTCCTGACAGGCTGTGCTGCGTATGCCGTCAACCGCTGGGTGCTCAAGCCTCAGGTTCACCTCGGGTTTCTCCATTCCTATTTTAATGACCTCTGGCTTATCCCCTGTGCCTTGCCTCCGATTCTTTGGTTGCACCGGCGACTCGGGCTGCGCCGACATGATACCCCCCCGGGCGTTAGTGAAATCGCGAGCCACCTGGTCTTCTGGTCGGTGTTGTTTGAATGGGTAGGCCCCAGATGGGTGGGGCATGCCACTGGGGATCCGGGCGATGTGCTGGCCTATACTCTCGGTGCGATTCTCAGCGGACTATTCTGGTGGCGGTGAGACCCTGGGTGGACGATTTGTTCGGGCTCATGGGTTTTTCACCGTCTCGTCCCTTTCTGGCAGGCGACGAATGAGGATCTCCCGCCGCTGACGGTCTTCTATGGGTGGGGACCAGAGGCCTTGCATTCCTCAGGTAGATAAGCAGCGCGGATTGCATCTTGCCTGACACCCCTTTCCACGCTCTGGCGTTCAGGACCTCCGATCAACCGTTTCGTCGCAGACTCCACTTCCGCCTGGTTTTTGTGGATTGCCCTGGGCTGCAGGAAGCTCCTGGAGATGTTCAACGATGGTGTCCGTTCCATGGAAATTATCTACACCAGGGCCTGAAATTACCGTGAGGACGGCTGCGCACGATTCCTTTCGACACTCTCGCCGTGGCATCTGATGTGCTGAAGTAAGCGAGATCGTCTCAACTCAACCTTTAAACGTATGGCCACATCTACTCTCTTACTGATCGTTCTGGTGGTTCTTCTGGTCGGCTCTCTGCCCTCGTGGCCTTACAGCCGAGGGTGGGGATATTATCCCAGTGGCGGCTTGGGTCTGGTGGTTTTGATTATCCTCCTCCTCTTACTGACCGGCCGCTTTCCGTCTTAGTCCCCGGCTTTCCCGAAAGTGCCTCTAGCGGCGCTCCGATTTGGTTGTTGAGATGGAAGCACGCGAAACCGTAAGCGGGATAACGACGCCCCGTGGAAAGAAAACCGTGACCCAGTTTGCCAAAATGTGGTCGGAACATGCCGAATCGAGCGCCCTTGTCCTCGTCGACGTCATCAATGACTTCGACTTTCCCGGAGGCAATCAGCTCTTGCGCTCTGCAATGCCTATGGCGAGGAGGTTAAAGGCCCTCAAGACTCGAGCGCGAAGAGCCGGGGTGCCGATCATCTATGCGAATGACAATTTTGGTTTATGGCAGTCCAGCTTCGAGGTCATTGTAGATCACTGCCTGCAGTCCAAAGGGCGAGAGATAGTGCGGGCGCTGAGCCCGGACCTTTCCGACTATTTCATACTGAAGCCCAAGGAATCGGCCTTTTATGCCACGAACTTAGAGCTGCTGCTCAAGGACCTGGGCGTGAAACGCCTGATCATTGGAGGCATCGCCGCCGACGTTTGCGTTTTGTTTACCGCCATGGATGCCTACCTCAGGGAATACAATCTCTGCATCCCCTCCGACTGCATCGCTTAGACGTCAAAGGTTCTGAAAGACTGCGCTCTGCGCCAGATGGCCGATGTGTTGAAGGCGGATGTCGGCCATTCGAGTCAGATCGAGATCGAACGGGAACAGCCCGCAGGGGCGGACGACCATGAGGGGGTGCGTCGGAACTAGCGGTGCACTTGGGTCTGGAGGATGTGATGGTCCAGGCCCGCTACCCGCTCTCGTTCGCTAGGACCCAAATCCGGCCTGTCCATGTAAAAACAGTCGTCGAAGGTGGACGTCGAATGGGTAGGTACCTTCAGTATCCCTGTGACCATCCGCGGTGGAGAGGCTCTCGTGGTTATCCACGAACAGTGGCTCGATCTTTGAGATTGGTTTCGCCCCAGGCCTTCGAGCAGTGCACGCAGCAGAACATAACCCCGTCGAGTTCCACGCCGTGCCCGATGATGCGGCAGTCACAACCTGCACATTGGGGTGCCAGTGCCTGAATGGCGCATTCGAACGAATCGAAGAAGTGGCTGCTGTTGTTCATGACGACCTCGAAGGCTTTATCGTAATTATTCCCACAGGTCTCACAGGTCTTGGATGGTTGTGTTGTGTCCATGGTGGCCCCTCAGCTTGCAACGTGCCAAGGCTGGCCCCGTTCACCCGTCGCCCTAACTTCCTTCACTTCGAGGCGGGGCGTGCCATCTTAAAGCGGAAACCACCATCCGCGTTCGAGGTGGATCGTTATGAAGCCGGCGCATGTCGCGCCCCGCTCTTGGCGTCCTTTAAGCTGGGAGCCGTCGGTTCCATGTTCGATGAAGAAAGCTCTCCGTGATAACGGTCGGTCTGGTTACGCGAGCGTGGGTCTCCCGAATCGAAGCCGGTTGCTTCCCCCCCACTCCGCGACCGGCAAGTGAGCACGCAGCCCCTGTCGATAGTGTGAGCAGCAATTGCAAAACGCTACCAATCTCTGAAGCCTCTAGGCGATTTGCAACGGCCGAGGGTTCAGCTTGAATAGAAGAATGAACGTCCCTCGAACCACGTCAACCACGCGAAATTAAAGGGAGCTGCCCCCCAAGAATCCCTTCTTGGCATGATCCCTGCAAAGTCCGCGGCATGGTCAAATCAATCGCTCGGAGTTTAGGTGCGATCCGAAAGCCCGCCCACGAAGAAATCGCCCACTTGGTTTTTCACCTCTTGTGGGAGGATTGAAGGCTAATCACTTTCGTTGGGTTCTCTCCAAGCGTGTCCCGCTAGCCGCATCTTCATGAAATCCCTATTTCGCGCCCTGAGCTATTTCAAGCCTGATCACTCGAGAGTCACCGTAGTGGTTGGCCTCATGATCGCGAGCGTTGGTCTGAACCTCCTCAAGCCCTGGCCAATGGCTCTGATAGTCGATTCGGTTCTGGGACAGAAGCCTTTCCCCCAGTGGCTGCCGGAGTCCTGGTCCCACTGGTCCAAGCCGCAACTGCTGGGCACTCTCATTGTGATCTTCATGAGTTTGCATCTGTTGCACGCCGTCCTTTCGGCCGGCCAGAATTACCTCACCATTTCGGTCGGACTGCGCGGGCTTCAAAGAGTTCGGGACGATGTTTTCGGGTGGCTGCAAAGACTCTCGATGAGGTTTCACAAGGGGACGGAACCGGGCGATCTCATATTCCGAGCCGGCACTGATGCCTGCGCTTTCCAATCGTTGCTGGAACAGGGTGTGTTTACCTCACTATCAGCCCTCTTCAGTTTGCTTCTGATGTCCGGGGTGATGCTCGCGCTCAACTGGCAGCTGAGCCTGTTCGCTTTGGCCGCGATTCCCCTCCTGATTTTCACGGTGCGAGCGTTTAGCAAGGAACTCAAAGCCCGCGGAGTTAAGGCTCAGCAGGCCGAAAGCAAAGTCTATTCGCTCATTCATCAGGGAATCCAGGCGCTGCCGCTCACGCAAAGCTACACCCGCGAGCAAGAGGCCGAGCAACGATTCCAGGACCAGACGAGCCGGGCACAACGACGCAAACTGTCGCAGCATGGCTTAGAGGTGTTCTATTGGCTGGCCATCTCCGTTCTACTGACGAGCGACACCGCCCTCCTGACGTGGTTTGGCGCTCGGCAGGTCTTGGAGAACCAGCTTAGCTTGGGCGAATTGTTGGTCTTTCTGGCTTACCTGGGCCAAATGTTTGATCCCCTCAATCAGCTCTCCATGGTGGGCGCCACGCTTTCGACCGCCAGCGCGAGCATCAAGCGGGTGTTCGAGGTATTAGACGCCCCGGATGAGGTGAAAGATGCACCGAACGCACGGCCGGTGCGAAGTGATCGGGTTAAGCGCTCTCGAGCACGGGCCGCACGTGAGGCTCTGGAGGTCAAAGGGAACATCGAGTTCGACAACGTGACTTTCGGATACGAACCGTGCCGAAACGTGCTGAACGGACTTTCCTTTCAGCTCCGCGCCGGACAATCGACCGCTATCATTGGTCCCAGCGGATCTGGCAAAACCACGCTGTTAAATCTGTTGCCCCGCTTCATAGATCCCGCCACGGGGAGCGTTCTTCTCGAGGGGGTTGACCTTCGCCAGTTGCGGGTTCGGGAGTTGCGGGCGCAAATCGCTCTGGTCCTGCAAGAGCCCATCATCCTTCCTACCACCGTCGCTGAGAATATTTCGTTTGGAAAAGCGGACGCTTCCATGGCGGAGATCGAGAAGGCCGCGAAGTCTGCCAACGCCCACGGTTTTATCTGTGACTTGAAGCATCAGTATCGGACTACTATTGGCGAGGGGGGCGATTCGTTGAGCGTGGGCGAGCGTCAGCGTATCAACCTTGCCCGGGCTTTTCTGAAAAATGCTCCGATCCTCATCATGGATGAGCCTACCAGCGCTTTGGATGTGGAGAGCGAGGGGCAGGTGGTCGAAAGCCTTCAGGCGTTGATGCAGGGACGAACGACCCTCATGGTTGCCCATCGCCTTTCCACCATACAGTGCGTTGATAATATCCTGGTCCTGGAGGCGGGGGTTGTCAGCGAGTTTGGGTCGCCTGAGGATCTGATCCGAAGAGGAAACTATTTCTCACGGGTTGCCAAAGGGCATGTGTCTTTGAACGGATCGGTTCGATAGCGAGGGAAGCACCGGCATATGCCTTGGGCATTCAGGAGAGTTATCTCCAAAGGCCTGCTCAAACCCGTCCACAATCCTCCGTGCCTTCCAACGCCCCCGTTTGCAGAGAGGCACTACTTAATGCATTTTGCACGATTTCAGCCCGGGCTTTGCAAGATGCCCGAGCCTGACTGGGCTGCCAATTTGGTCGATGCCAACCGCGCATTTCCCAGCAAACTTTTGTTATCATGACTCCTTGCTTCGCGCTGATAAATCCTTTTACAAGAACTCGCTGCCTGAGGGAATGCTGCTGCGTATGGAGACCATTATAAAGACCTGAATGATTCATCCTAGGGGGAGTGATTTGCTGCATGAGTTCTGAACTACCTGAAGAACTGCGCCAGGATCTGCTCGAGGAGTTTTATGCCGAGTGTGATGAACTCCTCGCCTCGATGGGGACTCATCTTGGCGCGGTCGAAGTCCGATCCACTGCGTTCGAACGCGATCGCCATTTGCAGGAGTTGTTTCGTGCACTGCACACTTTTAAGGGCAATTGCGGCATCGTTGGTCTCAGACCTGCGGAACAGGTAGCGCACGCTATGGAAGCGGTGGTTCGCGCCGTTGTTCGTGGTGAACTGAAGTTGTCTTCCGCTCTGGTTGATTCGATCGGGGTCGCCACCGAACGATTAAGAGAGTTTCTCGTGGCTCATCGTGGAAAGCTGCCGTTGCCCAGGCTTAATAATCTCGAACGGGAGTGGACTGACTGGTTGTCACGCGAGAGAGGAGAGGGAATCCATCCGACACCCGACGGTTCCCAACCGGAAGAGAATGAGGATGCGAGCGAGGAGCAGGAT
This DNA window, taken from Verrucomicrobiales bacterium, encodes the following:
- the mtnA gene encoding S-methyl-5-thioribose-1-phosphate isomerase; the protein is MNVTVGGKTRLCRTVDFNAARNTVQLIEQRLLPHQFKIIETPDYLATADAIRDMVVRGAGAIGATAAYGLAQGAQAYRGRSLSAFRKHLDRVYRTLADARPTAVDPVNAMHIVREAALQGATVGEQKLHAVLAAEGFAESNLEDCSAIGDFGEPLIREGMNILTHCNAGWLAFVDIGTATAPLYAAHALGKRFHVYCDETRPRCQGAALTAWELAQQGISHQVIADNAAGLLFSRDEIDMVIVGSDRVLGQTGEVANKIGTYTKAVLARRHRVPFYVAIPLSTIDWTLASGAQIPIEERDEREVLGAWGMTDRKKREYVRIANPSSRAFNPGFDITPPELITGIITPMGIFPPRQLWKQRAKLMG
- a CDS encoding exo-alpha-sialidase encodes the protein MIISPLRSLCLIGLVVLGGSLSAADRPSQPGLISSEFIYETAPFPSCHASTLVETPERELVASWFGGTHEKHPDVGIWVSRREGQRWTTPVEVANGVQANGTRHPCWNPVLFQPKQGPLLLFYKVGPDPKTWWGMLRTSMDQGRTWSEARRLPEGILGPIKNKPVQLANGDILCPTSIEYDNGPKRVDWRVYFERTTDLGVSWSKVTPPVKADESELNAIQPSILFHEKNTLQALGRTRGGRVFETWSKDGGKSWTALSYGTLPNPNSGTDAVTLKNGSHLIVYNHTPKGRSPLNLAISKDGKNWKPVLVLEDSPGLEFSYPAIIQTADGLVHLSYTWHRERIRHVVVNPAKLVAR
- a CDS encoding DUF3309 domain-containing protein: MATSTLLLIVLVVLLVGSLPSWPYSRGWGYYPSGGLGLVVLIILLLLLTGRFPS
- a CDS encoding cysteine hydrolase — protein: MEARETVSGITTPRGKKTVTQFAKMWSEHAESSALVLVDVINDFDFPGGNQLLRSAMPMARRLKALKTRARRAGVPIIYANDNFGLWQSSFEVIVDHCLQSKGREIVRALSPDLSDYFILKPKESAFYATNLELLLKDLGVKRLIIGGIAADVCVLFTAMDAYLREYNLCIPSDCIA
- a CDS encoding ABC transporter ATP-binding protein is translated as MKSLFRALSYFKPDHSRVTVVVGLMIASVGLNLLKPWPMALIVDSVLGQKPFPQWLPESWSHWSKPQLLGTLIVIFMSLHLLHAVLSAGQNYLTISVGLRGLQRVRDDVFGWLQRLSMRFHKGTEPGDLIFRAGTDACAFQSLLEQGVFTSLSALFSLLLMSGVMLALNWQLSLFALAAIPLLIFTVRAFSKELKARGVKAQQAESKVYSLIHQGIQALPLTQSYTREQEAEQRFQDQTSRAQRRKLSQHGLEVFYWLAISVLLTSDTALLTWFGARQVLENQLSLGELLVFLAYLGQMFDPLNQLSMVGATLSTASASIKRVFEVLDAPDEVKDAPNARPVRSDRVKRSRARAAREALEVKGNIEFDNVTFGYEPCRNVLNGLSFQLRAGQSTAIIGPSGSGKTTLLNLLPRFIDPATGSVLLEGVDLRQLRVRELRAQIALVLQEPIILPTTVAENISFGKADASMAEIEKAAKSANAHGFICDLKHQYRTTIGEGGDSLSVGERQRINLARAFLKNAPILIMDEPTSALDVESEGQVVESLQALMQGRTTLMVAHRLSTIQCVDNILVLEAGVVSEFGSPEDLIRRGNYFSRVAKGHVSLNGSVR